In Flammeovirgaceae bacterium 311, one DNA window encodes the following:
- a CDS encoding phosphohistidine phosphatase (COG2062 Phosphohistidine phosphatase SixA) has translation MNKELLLIRHSDANPAYRGQSDAERELTESGAVRAMHLANYLKSRNLTADALFSGISARGRQTAELLGEKNLKPQQEIIFSDDIYESSVRIMFSLITNLDENLQRVYIVGHNPILTYLTEYLTGNIIEELEPCGVLWLSTSSELNKWSQISAATMILKEYMSPATFAQV, from the coding sequence ATGAATAAAGAACTATTACTCATCCGCCATTCCGATGCCAATCCTGCTTATCGCGGTCAGTCCGATGCAGAAAGAGAGCTGACAGAGAGCGGTGCGGTACGCGCCATGCACCTGGCTAACTACTTGAAATCCAGAAACCTGACTGCCGATGCTTTATTCAGTGGTATAAGTGCCAGAGGCAGGCAGACAGCTGAACTTCTGGGTGAAAAAAACTTAAAACCACAGCAAGAAATAATATTTTCTGATGATATCTATGAATCATCAGTAAGAATTATGTTTTCGCTGATCACAAATCTGGATGAAAATTTACAGCGGGTCTACATCGTGGGGCATAATCCCATCCTTACCTACCTGACTGAATACCTAACAGGAAATATCATAGAAGAGTTAGAACCATGTGGTGTATTGTGGTTATCAACCTCATCAGAATTAAACAAGTGGTCGCAAATATCAGCAGCCACCATGATTCTAAAAGAATATATGTCGCCTGCTACCTTTGCGCAGGTTTAG
- a CDS encoding arginase family hydrolase (COG0010 Arginase/agmatinase/formimionoglutamate hydrolase, arginase family), translated as MKATTKEEAIQQFDPNGVGTLGTLFGLPFSPEHASIVIIPVPWEVTVSYGAGTALGPEAVIQASPQLDLYQTDIRDAWKMGISMLPFPQELLERSNSLREKSELYIEALERGDLNQQPSEVQQVPALVNAAAEEMCAWVQQQAEQLIEQGKIPVVLGGDHSTPLGLMRALAGNHREGYGILQVDAHADLRIAYEGFSYSHASIMYNALQVEGVKKIVQVGIRDICGEEVEVANKNSGRVNIFYDRNLKQEGYRGKSWHELVAGIIEHLPDKVYISFDIDGLDPKLCPGTGTPVPGGMEYEQAMYLIEAVVRSGRTIIGFDLCEVAPGDSEWNGNVGARVLYRMANLAGVSQGLLSLS; from the coding sequence ATGAAAGCAACAACAAAGGAAGAGGCTATACAGCAGTTTGATCCCAACGGCGTTGGCACACTTGGAACACTTTTTGGCTTACCTTTCAGTCCAGAACATGCCAGTATTGTTATCATACCTGTCCCATGGGAGGTAACAGTATCATACGGGGCAGGTACCGCCCTGGGCCCGGAAGCCGTGATACAGGCGAGTCCTCAGCTGGACCTCTACCAGACAGATATCAGGGATGCCTGGAAAATGGGGATTAGTATGCTGCCTTTTCCGCAGGAACTGCTGGAACGCAGCAATAGTCTGCGTGAAAAATCAGAACTATATATAGAAGCTCTAGAGAGGGGCGACTTAAACCAGCAGCCTTCAGAAGTGCAGCAGGTGCCAGCACTGGTAAATGCTGCAGCCGAAGAAATGTGTGCCTGGGTGCAACAGCAGGCAGAGCAGTTAATAGAGCAGGGAAAAATTCCTGTCGTACTAGGCGGCGATCACAGTACCCCATTGGGGCTGATGCGGGCACTGGCCGGAAACCATCGGGAAGGCTATGGCATTTTGCAGGTAGATGCCCATGCTGACCTCCGCATTGCCTATGAAGGTTTCAGCTATTCCCATGCTTCTATCATGTATAATGCTCTGCAGGTAGAAGGGGTTAAAAAGATAGTGCAGGTAGGCATACGCGATATTTGTGGAGAAGAAGTAGAGGTTGCTAATAAGAACAGTGGCCGGGTAAACATTTTCTACGACCGCAACCTGAAACAGGAAGGCTACAGGGGCAAAAGCTGGCATGAGCTGGTAGCTGGAATCATTGAGCATCTGCCGGATAAAGTTTACATAAGCTTTGACATAGATGGGCTGGATCCTAAACTTTGCCCGGGTACTGGAACGCCGGTACCGGGAGGTATGGAATACGAGCAGGCTATGTACCTGATAGAAGCAGTGGTGAGGAGTGGCAGAACAATCATAGGTTTCGATCTTTGTGAAGTGGCTCCAGGTGACAGTGAATGGAATGGAAATGTAGGGGCTCGGGTGCTGTACAGAATGGCCAACCTTGCAGGTGTATCACAGGGACTGCTCTCATTAAGTTAA